In the Phaseolus vulgaris cultivar G19833 chromosome 7, P. vulgaris v2.0, whole genome shotgun sequence genome, one interval contains:
- the LOC137830360 gene encoding large ribosomal subunit protein P2z-like: MKVVAAYLLAVLGGNQSPSAAVIKDILGSVGAEADDDRIELFLSEVKGKDIVEVIAAGREKLASVPSGGGGGVAVAAASGGGGAAAAPAAEAKKEEKVEEKEESDDDMGFSLFD; this comes from the exons ATGAAGGTGGTTGCTGCGTATTTACTTGCCGTCCTCGGAGGCAACCAGAGCCCGTCCGCCGCTGTCATCAAGGATATTCTCGGCTCCG TTGGTGCAGAAGCAGATGATGATAGGATAGAACTCTTTTTGTCTGAAGTTAAGGGGAAGGATATTGTTGAGGTTATTGCTGCTGGTAGGGAAAAGCTTGCCTCAGTGCCCtcaggtggtggtggtggtgttgcTGTTGCTGCTGCGTCTGGGGGAGGTGGCGCTGCTGCCGCTCCTGCCGCTGAGGCAAAGAAAGAGGAGAAAGTCGAGGAGAAAGAGGAATCCGATGAT GATATGGGTTTCAGTCTCTTTGATTAA
- the LOC137830358 gene encoding monodehydroascorbate reductase: protein MAKTFKYIIVGGGVAAGYAAREFVKQGVNPGELAIISKEAVAPYERPALSKAYLFPESPARLPGFHVCVGSGGERLLPEWYTEKGIELILSTEIVKADLAAKSLISAAGETFSYQTLVIATGSTVIRLTDFGVEGADAKNIFYLREVDDADKLYEAIKAKKNGKAVVVGGGYIGLELSAVLKLNNIDVTMVYPEPWCMPRLFTADIAAFYEGYYANKGVNIIKGTVAVGFTSNSDGEVNEVKLKDGRVLEADIVVVGVGGRPQTALFKGQVEEDKGGIKTDSFFKTNLSDVYAVGDVATFPLKLYGELRRVEHVDHSRKSAEQAVKAIKAAEDGKTVEEYDYLPYFYSRAFDLSWQFYGDNVGDTVLFGDNEPASPKPKFGTYWIKDGKVVGVFLENGTPEENSAIAKVARVQPPVADVDQLAKEGLSFASKI from the exons ATGGCCAAGACCTTCAAATACATCATCGTCGGTGGAGGAGTTGCCGCT GGTTATGCGGCGAGGGAGTTTGTCAAACAGGGAGTTAATCCAGGGGAGTTGGCTATCATATCCAAGGAAGCG GTAGCACCTTATGAACGTCCTGCTCTGAGCAAGGCTTACCTTTTTCCAGAGT CCCCTGCTAGACTTCCTGGGTTCCATGTATGTGTTGGAAGTGGAGGAGAAAGGTTGCTTCCTGAGTGGTACACAGAGAAAG GGATAGAGTTAATTCTTAGCACTGAAATAGTAAAGGCAGACCTTGCTGCAAAATCGCTGATCAGTGCCGCAGGAGAAACATTCAGTTATCAGACTTTGGTTATTGCAACTGGCTCAACA GTTATAAGACTGACAGATTTTGGTGTGGAAGGAGCTGATgcgaaaaacatattttatttgagAGAGGTTGACGATGCTGACAAATTGTACGAGGCAATCAAGGCAAAGAAGAATGGCAAAGCTGTGGTTGTTGGAGGAGGATACATTGGTCTGGAGCTTAGTGCAGTGTTGAAACTAAACAATATTGATGTTACCATGGTCTACCCGGAGCCTTGGTGTA TGCCACGACTTTTTACTGCCGACATTGCTGCATTCTATGAGGGGTATTACGCAAATAAGGGCGTCAATATTATTAAAGGAACTGTTGCTGTTGGATTCACTTCTAATTCCGATGGAGAG GTAAATGAAGTCAAACTAAAGGATGGCCGAGTCCTGGAAGCTGATATTGTTGTTGTTGGCGTTGGAGGAAGGCCACAAACAGCCTTATTCAAAGGGCAGGTTGAAGAGGATAAGGGTGGAATCAAG ACTGATTCCTTCTTCAAAACTAATCTTTCCGATGTATACGCTGTTGGTGATGTTGCTACTTTCCCTTTGAAATTATACGGTGAATTGAGAAGAGTTGAACATGTTGATCATTCTCGCAAATCAGCTGAACAGGCTGTGAAG GCCATCAAGGCAGCTGAGGATGGAAAAACAGTTGAGGAGTATGATTACCTTCCATATTTCTATTCCCGTGCATTTGATCTGTCATGGCAATTCTATGGCGACAATGTTGGTGACACAGTGCTATTTGGAGACAACGAACCAGCGTCACCAAAGCCTAAGTTTGGGACATACTGGATTAAAGATGGGAAAGTTGTGGGGGTGTTTCTGGAGAATGGAACTCCTGAAGAAAACAGTGCTATTGCTAAAGTTGCTAGGGTCCAGCCTCCGGTTGCGGATGTAGACCAGCTTGCCAAGGAAGGCCTTTCCTTTGCTAGTAAAATATAA